One Microbacterium sp. No. 7 genomic window carries:
- a CDS encoding TetR/AcrR family transcriptional regulator: MTPTTSEKPASRRGGSKSDATRARIFAAAGQVLAEQGYENASLSAIAHAAGLQAGSLYYYVDSKDQLVEQTLNGGVARAHADVRTALDALDPSATPGERLAAALHAFILVRLEIGAISTAHHRSYRQLPEEIRERLRPEMERFSRLWDELVRAAVDSGEVRDDIDPFVLHLFVVHTSEQIPKWPKSARSSTEQTVRTMVSLILNGVATRDER; encoded by the coding sequence GTGACCCCCACGACCAGCGAGAAGCCCGCGAGCCGCCGCGGCGGCTCGAAGTCGGACGCGACCCGCGCCCGCATCTTCGCCGCCGCGGGACAGGTGCTCGCCGAGCAAGGCTACGAGAACGCGAGCCTCTCGGCGATCGCCCACGCCGCGGGGCTGCAGGCCGGCAGCCTGTACTACTACGTCGACTCCAAGGACCAGCTCGTCGAGCAGACGCTCAACGGCGGCGTCGCGCGCGCGCACGCGGACGTGCGCACCGCCCTCGATGCCCTCGATCCGTCCGCGACGCCCGGCGAGCGCCTGGCCGCCGCGCTGCACGCGTTCATCCTCGTGCGGCTGGAGATCGGCGCGATCTCGACGGCGCACCACCGCAGCTACCGCCAGCTCCCCGAGGAGATCCGCGAGCGTCTGCGCCCCGAGATGGAGAGGTTCTCCCGGCTGTGGGACGAGCTCGTGCGCGCCGCCGTCGACTCGGGCGAGGTGCGCGACGACATCGACCCCTTCGTCCTCCACCTGTTCGTGGTGCACACCTCCGAGCAGATCCCCAAGTGGCCCAAGTCGGCACGGTCGTCGACGGAGCAGACCGTGCGGACGATGGTGTCGCTCATCCTCAACGGCGTCGCGACCCGCGACGAGCGATGA
- a CDS encoding CaiB/BaiF CoA transferase family protein — MTSTGPLNGLRVIEVGAIGPGPWCAMMLSDMGAEVIRVDRAAEARAHRADGPPPIELVTRRGRKSVALDLKRPEGVEALLRLVESADALIEGFRPGVAERLGIGPDACLARNPRLVYGRMTGWGQDGPLAQVPGHDLNYLALTGILSTIGPAERPVPPLNLVGDFGGGGLLLAFGVLAGVLSARATGEGQVIDAAMTEGASLLGGLLHGMHQIGMWKDQREANRHDGGSPHYNVYETADGGFVAVAANEPQFYRALVEALGWSLDELPPQYDQDAWPQMRQRFAAAFKERTRDEWVALMAGVETCFSPVLTLAEAREHEHNVARGAFVPHDGIVQPAPAPHFARTPGRIQGPAAFPGEHSVDVLSRWGFTDAEIAALQDAGAVATLPEGVARG; from the coding sequence ATGACGAGCACGGGACCCCTGAACGGACTGAGAGTCATCGAGGTCGGCGCGATCGGCCCGGGGCCGTGGTGCGCGATGATGCTGAGCGACATGGGCGCGGAGGTCATCCGCGTCGATCGCGCGGCCGAGGCGCGGGCGCACCGCGCCGACGGACCGCCGCCCATCGAGCTCGTCACCCGCCGCGGGCGCAAGTCGGTGGCGCTCGACCTCAAGAGGCCCGAGGGCGTCGAGGCCCTGCTGCGTCTGGTCGAGTCGGCCGACGCGCTCATCGAGGGCTTCCGCCCCGGCGTCGCGGAGCGCCTCGGCATCGGGCCCGACGCCTGCCTCGCGCGCAACCCGCGGCTCGTCTACGGCCGCATGACGGGCTGGGGCCAGGACGGCCCCCTCGCCCAGGTCCCCGGCCACGATCTCAACTACCTCGCGCTCACCGGCATCCTGTCGACGATCGGGCCCGCCGAGCGTCCCGTGCCGCCGCTCAACCTCGTCGGCGACTTCGGCGGCGGCGGCCTGCTGCTCGCGTTCGGCGTGCTGGCGGGCGTCCTCTCGGCCCGTGCGACGGGCGAGGGCCAGGTCATCGACGCCGCCATGACCGAGGGGGCGTCGCTGCTGGGCGGCCTGCTGCACGGCATGCACCAGATCGGCATGTGGAAGGACCAGCGGGAGGCGAACCGCCACGACGGCGGCTCGCCGCACTACAACGTCTACGAGACCGCGGACGGCGGGTTCGTCGCGGTGGCCGCGAACGAGCCCCAGTTCTACCGGGCGCTCGTCGAGGCCCTCGGCTGGTCGCTCGACGAGCTGCCGCCGCAGTACGACCAGGACGCGTGGCCGCAGATGCGCCAGCGGTTCGCCGCGGCGTTCAAGGAGCGCACGCGCGACGAGTGGGTCGCGCTCATGGCGGGCGTGGAGACGTGCTTCTCGCCCGTGCTGACACTCGCCGAGGCGCGCGAGCACGAGCACAACGTCGCGCGCGGCGCGTTCGTGCCGCACGACGGCATCGTCCAGCCGGCACCCGCCCCGCACTTCGCGCGCACGCCCGGCCGCATCCAGGGGCCCGCGGCCTTCCCGGGCGAGCACTCGGTCGACGTGCTCTCGCGCTGGGGCTTCACGGATGCCGAGATCGCGGCGCTGCAGGACGCCGGGGCGGTCGCGACCCTGCCGGAGGGCGTCGCCCGCGGCTGA
- a CDS encoding DUF4286 family protein, with translation MKFTYVVLTNPTSPEVEDEYNRWYEEQHIPDVLRVPGVESAQRFRLTEQQRGAGPYPYKYLALYSCDAAEPDVVTNGIQERYNTPDMPISPALHADRYANYFEPITEIVSRSE, from the coding sequence ATGAAGTTCACCTATGTGGTCCTGACCAATCCCACCTCCCCTGAGGTGGAGGACGAGTACAACCGCTGGTACGAGGAGCAGCACATCCCCGACGTGCTGCGCGTGCCGGGCGTGGAGAGCGCCCAGCGCTTCCGCCTCACCGAGCAGCAGCGCGGCGCGGGTCCCTACCCGTACAAGTACCTCGCCCTCTACAGCTGTGACGCGGCGGAGCCCGACGTCGTCACGAACGGCATCCAGGAGCGCTACAACACGCCCGACATGCCGATCAGCCCCGCGCTGCACGCGGACCGCTACGCGAACTACTTCGAGCCGATCACCGAGATCGTCTCCCGGAGCGAGTGA
- a CDS encoding NAD-dependent epimerase/dehydratase family protein: MPRIADGKYVVVGAAGLLGTHLGRQLLDAGAREVVLMDNLALGVASNLQDVLTDPRARFVRADMMRLNELHDPFEGADGVFLVAAVLGEPMLANPWMGLDVNVRGTQNVLEAARQAKAAKVVFSSSIGIYGTFAGGPEEDAPSHWQKLPHFVQLYAGSKIIGEGLCAFYKDAYGLDYLALRYGQLYGDPAHRRSLAGSDMAKAYDSIRAGTAPVIQGNGEQVQDYVYASDVARANILAMESEASGEALNIVSGVDTTTNRVVEIITEACGSDLVAEHAIDPTKGELPRVPAIGFTGEKAKRLIGWEAQVSVEEGLRRTVEWFDREDAH, translated from the coding sequence ATGCCGCGGATCGCCGACGGGAAGTACGTCGTCGTCGGTGCCGCCGGACTGCTCGGCACGCACCTCGGGCGGCAGCTGCTCGACGCCGGTGCGCGCGAGGTCGTCCTCATGGACAACCTCGCGCTCGGCGTCGCGTCGAACCTGCAGGACGTCCTGACCGACCCGCGCGCCCGCTTCGTGCGCGCGGACATGATGCGGCTCAACGAGCTGCACGACCCGTTCGAGGGCGCCGACGGCGTCTTCCTCGTCGCGGCCGTGCTGGGCGAGCCGATGCTCGCCAACCCCTGGATGGGCCTCGACGTCAACGTGCGCGGCACGCAGAACGTGCTGGAGGCGGCGCGCCAGGCGAAGGCGGCCAAGGTCGTCTTCAGCTCGTCGATCGGCATCTACGGCACGTTCGCGGGCGGTCCCGAGGAGGACGCGCCGTCGCACTGGCAGAAGCTCCCGCACTTCGTGCAGCTGTACGCGGGCTCGAAGATCATCGGCGAGGGGCTCTGCGCGTTCTACAAGGACGCCTACGGGCTCGACTACCTCGCGCTGCGCTACGGCCAGCTGTACGGCGACCCGGCGCACCGCCGCTCGCTCGCGGGATCCGACATGGCCAAGGCGTACGACAGCATCCGCGCCGGCACCGCGCCCGTCATCCAGGGCAACGGCGAGCAGGTGCAGGACTACGTCTACGCGTCCGACGTGGCTCGGGCGAACATCCTCGCGATGGAGAGCGAGGCGTCGGGCGAGGCGCTGAACATCGTCTCGGGCGTCGACACGACGACCAACCGCGTCGTCGAGATCATCACGGAGGCGTGCGGGTCCGACCTGGTCGCCGAGCACGCCATCGACCCGACGAAGGGGGAGCTGCCTCGTGTCCCGGCCATCGGCTTCACGGGCGAGAAGGCCAAGCGCCTCATCGGCTGGGAGGCGCAGGTCTCCGTCGAGGAGGGGCTGCGCCGCACGGTCGAGTGGTTCGACCGCGAGGACGCGCACTGA
- a CDS encoding NAD(P)H-dependent flavin oxidoreductase — translation MATLKTPLCDLLGIEYPILQAGMGGVAFGPLAAAVSAAGGLGTIAAISPSPERVEEEIKLVRSLTDKPLCVDIGFPARAPQNPPPVDRANWPDPIKELAAEVEALGVEVKDVDDKAMGIEDAHRKMDICEKYGVEVIACALGTAEWAVEQAHSWGAKTISMVGRASHAKSAMQKGTDVIVVQGTEGGGHTGDVGLITLLQEVLEFATVPVVAAGGLVTGAQIAGVLTQGAAGAWVGTRFINTLESSVGPNYKQSIVEADHDTTIRSLLFDGLYVRQLQNRFTEVWEGREDQMLGYPLQRVVQSPVRFAAAEADLKDQQALPAGQGSGLIKDVLPAGEVLVRLVEETVAALDEAKARFSYSR, via the coding sequence ATGGCCACTCTGAAGACACCTCTGTGTGATCTCCTCGGCATCGAGTACCCGATTCTGCAGGCAGGCATGGGCGGCGTCGCCTTCGGCCCGCTCGCCGCGGCGGTCTCGGCCGCGGGCGGTCTCGGCACCATCGCCGCGATCTCGCCGAGCCCCGAGCGTGTCGAGGAGGAGATCAAGCTCGTCCGCAGCCTCACCGACAAGCCGCTCTGCGTCGACATCGGCTTCCCGGCCCGCGCCCCGCAGAACCCGCCGCCCGTCGACCGCGCCAACTGGCCCGACCCGATCAAGGAGCTCGCGGCCGAGGTCGAGGCGCTCGGCGTCGAGGTCAAGGACGTCGACGACAAGGCGATGGGCATCGAGGACGCGCACCGCAAGATGGACATCTGCGAGAAGTACGGCGTCGAGGTCATCGCCTGCGCGCTCGGCACGGCCGAGTGGGCCGTCGAGCAGGCGCACAGCTGGGGCGCCAAGACGATCTCGATGGTGGGCCGCGCCTCGCACGCCAAGTCGGCGATGCAGAAGGGCACCGATGTCATCGTCGTGCAGGGCACCGAGGGCGGCGGTCACACGGGCGACGTCGGCCTGATCACGCTCCTGCAGGAGGTGCTCGAGTTCGCCACGGTCCCCGTGGTCGCCGCGGGCGGTCTCGTGACGGGCGCCCAGATCGCCGGCGTGCTGACCCAGGGCGCCGCGGGCGCATGGGTGGGCACCCGCTTCATCAACACCCTCGAGTCGAGCGTCGGCCCGAACTACAAGCAGTCGATCGTCGAGGCCGACCACGACACCACGATCCGCTCGCTGCTGTTCGACGGCCTGTATGTGCGTCAGCTGCAGAACCGCTTCACCGAGGTGTGGGAGGGCCGCGAGGACCAGATGCTCGGCTACCCGCTGCAGCGCGTCGTGCAGAGCCCCGTGCGCTTCGCCGCCGCGGAGGCCGATCTCAAGGACCAGCAGGCGCTCCCCGCCGGTCAGGGCTCGGGTCTCATCAAGGACGTGCTGCCCGCCGGCGAGGTGCTCGTGCGCCTGGTCGAGGAGACCGTCGCCGCGCTCGACGAGGCCAAGGCCCGCTTCAGCTACTCCCGCTGA